From the Phycisphaerae bacterium genome, one window contains:
- a CDS encoding DUF5107 domain-containing protein — protein MIRRGKRLNLAATCGLTLVLSTGAAHGDVRVWEEQVVVPTYRVGAPDPNPIFYSKESYQGAQKRVYPYALQDRLTHVREERSYTALNLENQYVKLTVLPEIGGRLFAATDKTNGYDFFYRQHVIKPAFIGMLGAWISGGVEWCAFHHHRNTTFMPVDYCLAEDPDGSKTIWLGETERRHRMRWLVGLTLHPGRSYVEATVKLFNRTPQPHSILYWANVAVHVNEDYQIIFPPSVQVVTHHSKIDFTTWPIAQGRYLGRDYTGVDLSWWKNMPNPNSFFAWNLQEDFMGGYDHGRQAGVVHVANHHLVCGAKVWEWGKGEAARLWDSILTDNDGPYVELMVGAWSDNQPDYSWIKPYETKVIKQYWYPVRQIGGFKNANLNGAVNLELKPDNQLAFGFHATTKHDNAKVILSAAGTTLFEQTVEIGPEKPFAREIAVPAGVSRADLRAVLISADGRELIAYQPVQREPVKELPAVVKAPPGPQEIKNIEELYLTGLRIEQIHNPGVNPDDYYREALKRDPGDTRCNTILGVRANKRGLYEEAEKHLRRAIERLSAAYTRPGDTEAYYQLGLSLRAQGRCDEAYDNFYRASWDQAFHSAAFNQLAELSCREGAFVEAREQIERSLSTNTLNNKARSLQSLVLRKLGDYQAAKASSSAALANDPLDFFARNELYLALAAEKAPNAAADVLVELRRLMRDEVQSYLELATDYMNCSQWNEAIEVLRRPIETKMPFAATYPLVHYYLGYLYEQKGNPAQAHESYTRAAAMPSDYCFPFRLETADVLNAAIRANPSDARAHYHLGNLLFDLQPEAAIACWEKSAAIDDQFAMVHRNLGWACHRVLNDVGRAIECYEKAVTRNPMDPRLFFELDGLYETANVDPARRLAVLEKNHEVVRQHQDSLLREIMVLVLVGRYEQAIDHLSKSQFHAREDTGHVYETYVDAHLLRGLTLLRVGRNVEALADFQRAAESPKNLATPRNNLRVPEIAYHTAMARKALGETAKAGEAFEEGASHPGSASIPQTRYCHALCLAELGKADEAAKVFDDLIRTGKEKLTTRTDEPDFFAKFGEQEATNARAASAHLSIGLGLLGKGKPSEAKQEFEQAVRLNLGNVWAAYYLRP, from the coding sequence GTGATCAGACGCGGCAAGCGGCTCAATCTTGCGGCAACCTGCGGTTTGACTCTCGTGCTTTCGACCGGCGCGGCCCATGGCGATGTCAGGGTCTGGGAAGAGCAGGTGGTCGTCCCGACCTACCGGGTGGGCGCGCCGGATCCCAATCCGATCTTCTATTCGAAGGAGTCCTATCAGGGTGCTCAGAAGCGAGTCTATCCCTATGCTCTTCAGGATCGCCTCACCCACGTTCGCGAAGAGCGGTCGTACACGGCCCTGAACCTCGAAAACCAGTACGTGAAGCTGACCGTACTGCCGGAGATCGGCGGGCGGCTGTTTGCCGCGACCGATAAGACCAACGGCTACGATTTCTTCTATCGCCAGCACGTGATCAAGCCGGCCTTTATCGGAATGCTCGGAGCCTGGATCTCCGGCGGTGTCGAGTGGTGTGCCTTTCACCATCATCGGAACACAACCTTCATGCCCGTGGACTACTGCCTCGCGGAGGACCCCGACGGCAGCAAAACGATCTGGCTTGGGGAAACCGAACGGCGGCACCGGATGAGATGGCTGGTCGGCCTGACACTCCACCCGGGCAGATCTTACGTTGAGGCGACTGTCAAGCTCTTCAATCGCACGCCGCAGCCGCATTCGATCCTCTATTGGGCGAACGTGGCCGTCCATGTCAACGAGGACTACCAGATCATCTTCCCGCCCAGCGTGCAGGTGGTGACCCACCACTCGAAGATCGACTTCACGACATGGCCCATCGCACAGGGTCGGTACCTCGGACGCGATTACACCGGCGTCGACTTGAGCTGGTGGAAGAACATGCCGAACCCAAACTCGTTCTTCGCGTGGAACCTGCAAGAGGACTTCATGGGCGGTTATGATCACGGCCGACAGGCGGGCGTGGTGCATGTCGCTAATCATCACCTGGTATGCGGGGCCAAGGTCTGGGAGTGGGGCAAGGGCGAAGCCGCTCGTCTGTGGGACAGCATCCTGACCGACAACGACGGTCCCTACGTCGAACTCATGGTCGGGGCTTGGTCGGACAACCAGCCGGACTACAGTTGGATCAAGCCGTATGAAACCAAGGTCATCAAGCAATACTGGTATCCTGTTCGCCAGATCGGCGGCTTCAAGAACGCCAACCTGAACGGCGCAGTTAACCTGGAACTGAAGCCGGACAACCAACTGGCGTTCGGGTTTCACGCGACGACGAAGCACGACAACGCCAAGGTAATCCTGAGCGCGGCCGGCACAACTCTCTTCGAGCAAACCGTCGAGATAGGACCCGAGAAGCCTTTTGCCCGGGAGATCGCGGTTCCGGCGGGCGTGAGCCGGGCCGATCTGCGGGCGGTGCTGATTTCGGCCGACGGTCGGGAACTCATTGCGTACCAACCGGTCCAACGCGAGCCGGTCAAGGAGTTGCCCGCCGTCGTGAAGGCTCCTCCGGGACCCCAGGAGATCAAGAATATCGAGGAATTATACCTGACCGGCCTGCGAATCGAGCAGATCCATAACCCCGGCGTCAACCCCGACGACTACTACCGCGAGGCATTGAAACGCGACCCGGGCGACACCCGCTGCAACACCATTCTTGGGGTTCGCGCCAACAAGAGAGGCTTGTACGAGGAGGCTGAAAAGCACCTGCGGCGGGCAATCGAGCGACTTTCGGCAGCGTACACCCGCCCGGGCGACACTGAGGCGTATTACCAACTCGGCTTGTCGCTGCGCGCTCAGGGCAGGTGTGACGAAGCGTACGACAACTTCTATCGGGCATCCTGGGACCAGGCCTTTCACTCGGCGGCGTTTAATCAGCTTGCGGAGCTTTCCTGTCGAGAAGGTGCGTTCGTGGAAGCGAGGGAGCAGATCGAGCGGTCGCTCTCGACCAACACCCTGAACAACAAGGCCCGCAGTCTCCAATCGCTGGTTCTGCGAAAGCTTGGGGACTATCAGGCCGCCAAGGCGTCATCGTCCGCAGCGTTGGCCAATGATCCGCTCGACTTCTTCGCCCGCAACGAACTGTACCTGGCCCTGGCCGCTGAGAAGGCCCCCAATGCCGCGGCGGACGTACTGGTCGAGCTGAGACGCCTGATGCGGGACGAAGTGCAATCTTATCTCGAGCTAGCCACCGACTACATGAACTGCAGCCAGTGGAACGAGGCGATCGAGGTGCTCCGTCGGCCGATCGAGACGAAGATGCCCTTCGCCGCGACCTATCCGCTTGTGCATTACTACCTCGGATACCTTTACGAGCAGAAGGGGAACCCAGCGCAGGCCCATGAGTCCTACACGCGGGCCGCGGCAATGCCGAGCGACTACTGTTTCCCTTTTCGGCTGGAGACGGCGGACGTTCTCAACGCAGCCATTCGGGCAAATCCCTCCGATGCCCGAGCCCACTACCATCTGGGCAATCTGCTGTTTGATCTTCAGCCTGAAGCGGCGATCGCGTGCTGGGAAAAGTCGGCCGCGATCGATGATCAGTTCGCCATGGTGCATCGTAATCTGGGATGGGCCTGCCACCGGGTTCTCAATGACGTCGGCCGTGCGATCGAGTGCTACGAGAAGGCCGTCACCCGCAACCCGATGGATCCGCGGCTGTTCTTCGAGTTGGACGGTCTATACGAAACAGCAAACGTGGATCCTGCGCGTCGCCTGGCAGTCCTGGAGAAGAACCATGAGGTCGTTCGGCAGCATCAAGACAGCCTGCTTCGTGAGATCATGGTGCTCGTGCTGGTCGGGCGATACGAGCAGGCCATTGACCACCTGTCAAAGAGTCAATTCCACGCCCGCGAGGACACAGGCCACGTTTACGAAACATACGTTGATGCCCATCTGCTACGAGGCCTGACATTGCTGAGAGTCGGCAGGAACGTCGAGGCTCTGGCCGATTTTCAGCGAGCGGCCGAGTCGCCGAAGAATCTCGCGACGCCGCGGAACAACCTCCGCGTCCCCGAGATCGCCTACCATACGGCAATGGCGCGAAAAGCTCTCGGTGAAACCGCCAAGGCCGGGGAGGCCTTCGAGGAAGGCGCCTCGCACCCAGGCTCGGCCTCGATCCCGCAGACCCGGTACTGCCACGCGCTCTGCCTGGCGGAGCTGGGCAAGGCTGACGAGGCCGCGAAGGTGTTCGACGATCTCATCAGGACCGGCAAGGAGAAGCTGACGACCAGAACCGACGAGCCCGACTTCTTTGCCAAATTCGGCGAGCAGGAGGCGACCAACGCGCGCGCCGCATCGGCTCACCTGTCCATCGGCCTGGGCCTGCTGGGCAAGGGAAAACCCTCGGAAGCCAAACAGGAGTTCGAGCAAGCCGTCAGGCTTAATCTGGGCAATGTGTGGGCGGCGTACTACCTGCGCCCATAG
- a CDS encoding Gfo/Idh/MocA family oxidoreductase, producing the protein MKKNISRRTVLARAGAAAVGAAWARTLVGQSTRPVGSSLGAGERVGVGLIGCGQRGWQLLDLLLRQEDVDIPAVCDVDSERVGLAAQRVEKAGRRRPDAVADFRKMLDRSDVHAVVIATPDHWHAVQHVYACTAGKDVYVESPVGHNVLEGAAMARITRKHFRVVQVGMQHRSAAWFRDAVQQVRAGTLGKIAQTRSWNFAKLKPVPPSDDAQPPASLDYDKWLGPAPVRPYNPGRTHGLFYNWWEYGGGMLTRWNVHYQDLIHWAMRVNGPVSVTAVGGNQGLGDFRETPDTMEVIFEYDTQLLPRPGRFTHVYSLRLGNGHAVWGPPVPAHNDMFDAISSMHSGALFHGEEATLLVDRRGSAVLPAALRQDKPIDTAPVENANPPFDALTLAHLQDFVSCVRTRAEPKASIEVGQYAAAACHLANIAYRTGRRIYSKPGELACFADSTYETVDTQATEMLRRTAYREPYGPPRT; encoded by the coding sequence ATGAAGAAGAATATCTCACGTCGAACGGTGCTTGCTCGTGCCGGCGCGGCTGCCGTTGGCGCCGCGTGGGCCCGCACGTTGGTCGGCCAATCGACTCGTCCAGTGGGCTCGTCGCTCGGTGCGGGTGAGCGCGTCGGGGTAGGTTTGATCGGCTGCGGCCAGCGCGGCTGGCAGCTTCTCGATCTGTTGCTCCGGCAGGAGGATGTCGACATTCCCGCAGTCTGCGATGTCGACTCGGAACGGGTGGGTTTGGCAGCTCAGCGCGTCGAGAAGGCCGGTCGTCGCAGACCCGACGCAGTCGCTGATTTTCGCAAGATGCTTGACCGCTCGGACGTCCACGCCGTGGTCATTGCCACGCCTGATCATTGGCACGCCGTTCAGCACGTCTATGCCTGCACGGCCGGTAAGGACGTTTATGTTGAGTCGCCTGTCGGCCACAATGTCCTCGAGGGGGCGGCGATGGCCCGAATAACAAGGAAGCACTTCCGAGTCGTCCAAGTCGGCATGCAGCACCGATCGGCCGCTTGGTTCCGTGACGCGGTACAGCAAGTGCGGGCAGGCACACTGGGCAAGATCGCCCAGACTCGCAGTTGGAACTTTGCGAAGCTCAAGCCGGTGCCCCCTTCCGACGACGCTCAACCGCCGGCGTCCCTCGACTATGACAAGTGGCTCGGCCCCGCCCCGGTGCGGCCGTACAACCCGGGGCGCACCCACGGCCTGTTTTACAACTGGTGGGAATACGGCGGCGGCATGCTAACTCGCTGGAACGTTCACTACCAGGATCTGATCCACTGGGCGATGCGGGTTAACGGCCCGGTGAGCGTCACCGCCGTCGGCGGTAACCAGGGTCTCGGTGATTTCCGCGAGACGCCGGACACGATGGAGGTGATCTTCGAGTATGACACGCAACTCCTGCCGCGTCCGGGCCGTTTCACGCACGTCTACTCACTGAGACTGGGTAACGGGCACGCCGTGTGGGGTCCGCCGGTGCCTGCACACAACGATATGTTCGATGCGATCAGCTCCATGCACAGCGGGGCGCTCTTCCACGGTGAAGAGGCGACTCTCCTGGTCGATCGGCGCGGGTCGGCGGTGCTCCCTGCCGCACTGCGTCAGGACAAACCGATTGACACGGCCCCCGTCGAGAACGCCAATCCACCGTTCGATGCGTTGACCCTGGCACACCTCCAGGATTTCGTGAGCTGTGTGCGGACCCGTGCGGAGCCGAAAGCCTCCATCGAGGTCGGCCAGTACGCCGCCGCCGCCTGTCACCTGGCTAATATCGCATATCGCACGGGCCGCAGGATCTACTCCAAGCCCGGTGAACTGGCTTGTTTCGCCGATTCGACGTATGAGACGGTTGACACGCAGGCCACGGAGATGCTCCGTCGCACCGCCTATCGCGAGCCCTACGGGCCACCAAGAACCTGA
- a CDS encoding GH116 family glycosyl-hydrolase: MTRIRIWTCAAILLGSTPAFSEIERWYMNEEWYDWHAASEFAVDKIGLVSVEVHFVGPGAVTPRGLYIRGDADQPLERIEVLGFKDHRKEPWKYEPAVIKAEGTPTGKKWVRLATGANPRGFELLTLKLPLGSDSSVPKFDYVCVSPNERYIAHGRAERWIRDREKGKEVRCGMPLGGIGAGKIEIARDGSFRNITTNNNIDTPFYHPDLCFMAASVNGHARILRDEPAVGLTPVEKIDFNARYPIAQMTFTDKAWPIPIALTAWSPIIPGNINDSSLPAAVLEFKLENTTKHRQYVAVAVSWENLIGSGGRPQPGSLWGKTGHYLRFREDEGNTTTSFSGGMDGPPAGFIFSGGPKTEKDSQGNHALMVWLPDFMGEFGPGWTLMPYNAETGPREWKDFGRLPPHDLRNVSPQPHTAGGVSIRGELFPGETVVVPFILTWYMDHFHQLGKEDLGHYYHNRFKNVREVAEYVLKNRERLFGETKALHDLFDRSNLPAWFNDMLLNDLYVLSTDTWLTKDGRFSVNEGATSMFGCMGTMDQKLYASHHLALLFPQLQKQELRQFGQLQNDNGGITHDLGTADFAAKLKAFDWPDLCSAFSILSYQVYRYTGDKTFWEEMRPKVLKAIDCLAGDWDPDRLGVPGRGSTFDDEDSYRIFSYTTGLYLCTLKLAMTIAREMGDDKLLATYQARYDRARDLAMKELWTGNYFRYGSSPPPENKRTDASHFSQMAGEFWCRLLGFDGIFDEQVRQTALSNTLALHWNENFKLPPKIVTPDGRLFPRDGEHRNAPVSWPMHSRALLCGSAFLFDMAPTGWDLIKAMRDNIIAANGPDPWDQSLYYDPITARIDWGVFYMTAPASWLAYQALADTHYDAVSGTLTLRPRALAKVCPGKWPIITPTFWAIGEVSADGKKLSVDVTKTFADGMAVNKILADGEIEQVWVTSSEPGKQIEKVSMRDLMPLRAGLRCQITLK; this comes from the coding sequence ATGACAAGAATCCGTATCTGGACATGTGCGGCAATCCTGCTCGGCTCAACCCCGGCATTCTCGGAGATCGAACGCTGGTACATGAACGAGGAGTGGTACGACTGGCACGCGGCTTCGGAGTTTGCGGTCGACAAGATCGGGCTCGTGAGCGTCGAGGTCCATTTTGTCGGGCCGGGGGCGGTGACGCCGCGAGGGCTGTACATCCGCGGCGATGCCGACCAGCCGCTCGAGCGAATCGAGGTCCTGGGTTTCAAGGACCATCGCAAGGAGCCCTGGAAGTACGAGCCGGCCGTCATCAAGGCCGAAGGGACACCCACAGGCAAGAAGTGGGTTCGTTTGGCCACCGGGGCCAACCCGCGAGGCTTTGAGCTATTGACGCTCAAGCTCCCGCTGGGCTCCGACTCATCGGTTCCCAAGTTCGATTACGTGTGTGTAAGCCCCAACGAGCGTTACATCGCCCACGGCCGGGCGGAGCGATGGATCCGCGACCGTGAAAAGGGCAAGGAGGTCCGCTGCGGCATGCCCCTGGGCGGCATCGGGGCCGGCAAGATCGAAATCGCCCGCGACGGCTCGTTTCGCAATATCACCACCAACAACAACATCGACACGCCGTTCTACCATCCCGACCTGTGCTTCATGGCCGCGAGCGTGAACGGGCACGCGAGAATCCTGCGCGACGAACCTGCTGTCGGCTTGACGCCGGTTGAGAAGATCGATTTCAACGCCCGTTATCCGATCGCCCAAATGACTTTCACCGACAAGGCATGGCCGATTCCCATCGCGCTCACTGCCTGGTCGCCGATCATCCCCGGCAACATCAACGACTCGTCGTTGCCTGCGGCTGTACTTGAGTTTAAGTTGGAGAACACAACCAAGCACAGACAGTATGTGGCCGTCGCGGTCTCATGGGAGAACCTGATCGGCTCCGGCGGCCGACCTCAGCCAGGGAGTCTGTGGGGCAAGACCGGCCACTATCTTCGGTTCCGCGAGGATGAGGGCAATACGACGACCTCATTCAGCGGAGGCATGGATGGTCCGCCGGCCGGCTTCATTTTCAGCGGCGGACCGAAAACGGAGAAAGACTCGCAAGGGAATCATGCGCTGATGGTATGGCTTCCTGACTTCATGGGCGAGTTCGGTCCGGGCTGGACACTCATGCCCTACAATGCGGAGACTGGTCCGCGAGAGTGGAAGGATTTTGGGCGGCTTCCCCCACATGACCTGCGAAACGTATCGCCACAACCTCATACGGCCGGCGGAGTCTCCATCAGGGGCGAGTTGTTCCCCGGCGAAACAGTAGTTGTTCCCTTCATACTCACCTGGTACATGGACCACTTCCATCAGCTCGGCAAGGAGGATCTCGGCCACTACTACCACAACCGCTTCAAGAACGTACGGGAGGTTGCGGAGTACGTGCTCAAGAATCGTGAACGTCTGTTCGGGGAGACCAAGGCTCTCCACGACCTCTTCGACCGCAGCAACCTCCCCGCCTGGTTCAACGACATGCTGCTCAACGACCTCTATGTTCTCAGCACCGACACCTGGCTGACCAAGGACGGCCGCTTCAGCGTCAACGAAGGCGCGACCAGCATGTTCGGTTGCATGGGTACCATGGATCAGAAGCTCTACGCTTCACACCACCTGGCCCTGCTCTTCCCGCAGCTTCAGAAGCAGGAACTCCGCCAGTTCGGGCAACTGCAGAACGACAACGGTGGCATCACCCACGACCTGGGCACAGCCGACTTCGCCGCCAAGCTCAAGGCCTTCGACTGGCCGGACCTGTGCTCTGCGTTCAGCATTTTGTCGTACCAGGTATATCGCTATACCGGAGACAAAACCTTCTGGGAAGAGATGCGGCCCAAGGTGCTCAAGGCCATCGACTGTCTGGCCGGCGACTGGGACCCGGACAGACTTGGCGTCCCCGGACGTGGCAGCACCTTCGACGATGAAGACAGCTACCGCATTTTCAGCTACACCACCGGCCTGTACCTGTGCACTTTGAAGCTTGCGATGACCATCGCCCGCGAGATGGGCGATGACAAGCTGCTGGCCACGTACCAAGCCCGCTACGACCGGGCTCGCGACCTGGCGATGAAGGAGCTATGGACGGGCAACTACTTCCGCTACGGCTCATCGCCGCCTCCGGAGAACAAGAGGACGGACGCCAGCCATTTCTCGCAGATGGCCGGCGAGTTCTGGTGCCGTCTGCTCGGCTTCGACGGCATCTTCGACGAGCAGGTCCGCCAGACCGCCCTGTCCAACACGCTCGCCCTGCATTGGAACGAGAACTTCAAGCTGCCACCCAAGATCGTCACCCCCGACGGCCGGCTCTTCCCTCGCGACGGCGAGCACCGTAACGCTCCGGTGAGCTGGCCGATGCACTCGCGGGCCCTGCTGTGCGGCAGCGCGTTCCTCTTCGACATGGCCCCGACCGGCTGGGACCTGATCAAGGCCATGCGCGACAACATCATCGCCGCGAACGGCCCGGACCCGTGGGACCAGAGCCTCTACTACGACCCGATCACCGCCCGGATCGACTGGGGCGTCTTCTACATGACCGCCCCGGCCAGTTGGCTGGCCTACCAGGCCCTGGCCGATACGCATTACGACGCCGTCAGCGGCACTTTGACCCTCAGGCCGAGAGCTCTGGCCAAAGTCTGCCCCGGCAAATGGCCGATCATCACACCAACGTTTTGGGCGATCGGCGAGGTGTCAGCCGACGGCAAGAAGCTGTCGGTTGACGTCACGAAGACCTTCGCTGATGGTATGGCGGTCAACAAGATTCTGGCCGATGGCGAGATCGAGCAGGTGTGGGTGACTTCGTCAGAGCCCGGCAAGCAGATTGAGAAGGTGAGTATGCGAGATCTGATGCCTCTGCGAGCGGGCCTGCGATGCCAGATCACGCTGAAGTGA
- a CDS encoding FtsX-like permease family protein, producing MRHWSQVGIRNWRVKPGRTAGAVGAIALGVGVVIWVTSAYESVRLSLEDQVWLWIGRSHLSVESVFGQNGQVNQHLADKIAALPNVAHVTCCLQYYMYLQPLIEDPETRKLVEGSGVSVMAMGIEPATEYHFRQYRRERPGNGGRLLTVDDADGLLVERQLAEQTGLAIGSKVLIRCRGPEWIKATEQSAVFTIVGVIEHRRVAKQQPPLIVGRLDRMQELSQISKDVARVTRIDILLHDYSQKALRATQQQVRQIVDRDKQGFLVNSSEAKLAQVEDAEQQTAFVMGLLSSVALLTGFFIILSTLSMGMVERIAQLGMLRCLGMTRTQTAMIVLAEALPVALTGVLAGVPIGAGLAGLSVWLAPEYIGQWVISRPGMVLALAGGLITTLAGAAIPAVQAMRVSPLAASRPQSQPAPGLVTWTAGAVGLAMMAGYFYAILWTPLIQHLRHPAYPLVLISLLYGGCALIMPAAIRLVGQAAVMAAAAVLRVQWRLLSDQVGRAAWRSAAICCGLMVGLSLIVSLVVFGKSIAGGWDFPSQFAEAFVFISPPVDRQKARRQVQDFKGVKSSCLVNEGLRCTVFGRSLFYFPWCTFVAGDPDEFFRIAKLEFVQGNQQDAEAKLRKGGYILVTPEFTRTYMVDVGDTVNIRMNEAKRRMHRFEIGGVVTSPALQIAANYFNASGMLTQHSAFVVMGTFEDARRLFEVPDVASMFLINFDLPQTSPPAEFAEEMPPRVSDAGALADMLETWRASLPERSEELDRIVEQCRPLRTAGMPIHWLQVPLLRVFQESLLSGPNPAWADLTPEQRWRTFREELVMQLLAAKVGSSSPLHASARALKDQIDRDIQRAMLLFASVPTVALFIAALGVANLMMANVTSRTRQIAMLRAVGATKWQVGRLVIGEALVLGLLGSLGGVAVGLLAAHGVNKIVYKVWGFALETTVPWHWVGLGVAFTAAICLIAGLLPARYASRNNIIDAMQTT from the coding sequence ATGCGGCACTGGTCGCAAGTCGGTATACGGAACTGGCGCGTTAAGCCGGGGCGAACCGCCGGAGCCGTCGGGGCCATTGCCCTCGGCGTGGGCGTGGTCATCTGGGTAACCAGTGCCTATGAATCGGTGCGCCTGTCGCTGGAAGACCAAGTCTGGCTCTGGATCGGGCGAAGCCATTTGTCGGTGGAATCCGTCTTCGGGCAAAACGGTCAGGTCAATCAACATCTGGCGGACAAGATCGCCGCCTTGCCGAATGTCGCTCACGTTACCTGCTGCCTGCAATACTACATGTACCTGCAACCGTTGATCGAAGACCCTGAAACCAGGAAGCTTGTGGAGGGCAGCGGTGTCTCGGTGATGGCCATGGGCATCGAGCCGGCAACGGAGTACCACTTCCGGCAATACCGCAGGGAGCGTCCTGGAAACGGTGGTCGCCTTCTGACAGTGGACGACGCGGACGGCCTGCTGGTGGAACGTCAACTCGCCGAGCAGACAGGTCTGGCGATCGGGAGCAAGGTCCTGATTCGCTGCCGCGGTCCGGAATGGATCAAAGCGACCGAGCAGTCCGCGGTTTTTACGATTGTCGGCGTCATCGAACACCGGCGGGTGGCCAAGCAGCAGCCTCCGCTGATCGTCGGGCGTCTTGACCGCATGCAGGAACTGTCGCAGATCAGCAAGGATGTTGCCCGCGTCACCCGCATTGACATCCTGCTCCATGACTACTCTCAGAAGGCGCTGCGCGCCACACAGCAACAGGTCCGCCAGATCGTGGACCGCGACAAACAGGGCTTCCTGGTGAATTCCAGCGAGGCAAAGCTCGCACAGGTGGAGGATGCGGAGCAGCAAACGGCGTTTGTCATGGGCCTGCTGTCGAGCGTAGCACTGCTGACCGGCTTTTTCATCATCCTGTCGACGCTGAGCATGGGAATGGTGGAACGAATCGCTCAGCTCGGTATGCTCCGGTGCCTGGGCATGACGCGGACGCAGACGGCCATGATTGTACTGGCCGAGGCCCTGCCCGTAGCGTTGACCGGCGTCCTGGCGGGTGTCCCGATCGGTGCAGGATTGGCCGGGCTCAGCGTGTGGCTGGCGCCGGAATACATTGGTCAATGGGTCATCAGCCGGCCAGGCATGGTTCTGGCCCTGGCCGGCGGTCTCATCACGACGCTTGCCGGAGCAGCCATTCCCGCGGTCCAGGCGATGCGCGTCTCACCGCTGGCCGCCTCTCGACCGCAGTCTCAGCCGGCTCCCGGGCTGGTGACCTGGACGGCTGGAGCTGTGGGGCTGGCAATGATGGCCGGGTACTTCTACGCCATTCTGTGGACGCCGTTGATCCAGCATCTCCGACACCCGGCTTATCCACTTGTGCTGATCTCGCTCCTCTACGGCGGGTGTGCACTGATCATGCCCGCCGCCATTCGACTTGTCGGGCAGGCGGCCGTAATGGCCGCCGCCGCCGTGCTGCGTGTTCAATGGCGTCTGCTGAGCGACCAGGTCGGCCGGGCGGCGTGGCGATCCGCGGCCATCTGCTGCGGGCTCATGGTGGGCCTCTCGCTGATCGTCTCGCTCGTGGTATTCGGCAAGTCCATAGCCGGCGGCTGGGATTTCCCGAGCCAGTTCGCCGAGGCGTTCGTGTTCATCAGTCCGCCGGTGGACAGGCAGAAAGCCCGACGGCAGGTACAAGACTTCAAAGGCGTGAAGTCAAGCTGCCTGGTGAATGAGGGTTTGCGTTGCACAGTCTTCGGCCGGAGTCTGTTCTACTTCCCCTGGTGCACGTTCGTCGCCGGTGATCCGGATGAATTCTTCAGAATCGCGAAGCTGGAGTTCGTGCAAGGCAACCAGCAAGACGCCGAGGCCAAGCTGCGTAAGGGCGGTTACATCCTGGTGACGCCCGAATTCACGCGCACCTATATGGTCGACGTCGGCGACACGGTCAATATCCGCATGAATGAGGCCAAACGAAGAATGCACCGCTTCGAGATCGGGGGAGTGGTGACATCGCCCGCGCTGCAGATCGCCGCCAACTACTTCAACGCCAGCGGAATGCTCACACAACATTCCGCGTTCGTGGTCATGGGCACCTTCGAGGACGCCCGACGGTTGTTCGAAGTTCCCGATGTAGCCAGCATGTTTCTGATCAACTTCGATCTGCCCCAGACATCTCCGCCGGCCGAGTTTGCTGAAGAAATGCCTCCGCGAGTAAGCGATGCCGGCGCGCTGGCCGACATGCTCGAAACCTGGCGTGCCTCGTTGCCGGAGCGATCTGAGGAACTGGACCGGATCGTCGAGCAATGCAGGCCTCTGCGAACCGCCGGCATGCCGATTCATTGGCTCCAGGTACCGCTGCTTCGGGTATTTCAGGAATCGCTGCTCAGCGGCCCGAACCCCGCCTGGGCGGACCTCACACCCGAACAACGGTGGCGCACGTTCCGGGAAGAACTGGTCATGCAGCTTCTGGCGGCCAAGGTCGGCTCGTCGAGCCCCCTGCACGCCTCAGCCCGGGCACTGAAGGATCAGATTGATCGTGATATTCAACGGGCCATGCTCCTTTTTGCCAGCGTCCCCACGGTGGCCCTGTTCATCGCCGCCTTAGGAGTGGCCAATCTGATGATGGCCAATGTCACCAGTCGAACGAGGCAGATCGCGATGTTACGGGCGGTGGGTGCGACCAAGTGGCAGGTCGGACGCCTGGTGATCGGCGAAGCCTTGGTGCTGGGACTGCTGGGCAGCCTGGGAGGAGTCGCGGTCGGGCTCCTTGCCGCCCACGGAGTGAACAAGATTGTGTACAAAGTGTGGGGCTTTGCTCTGGAGACCACGGTGCCATGGCATTGGGTCGGGTTAGGCGTGGCCTTCACCGCGGCCATCTGCCTGATTGCCGGCCTTCTGCCCGCCCGATATGCCTCGCGAAACAACATCATCGACGCGATGCAAACGACCTGA